From Podospora bellae-mahoneyi strain CBS 112042 chromosome 3, whole genome shotgun sequence, the proteins below share one genomic window:
- a CDS encoding hypothetical protein (COG:S; EggNog:ENOG503PFBH) gives MKQGPILLSGLTWLQVAAAACCRSNKCLKAVVSSGLDGLQDCSTNLAVTVTPAQSTVTETVTQLPTEHNTFVHTAFFTETVTTTAETETELFTLQTTVTDATYTQLITNTETVVVTETAQQTVTATNTGAAYPVKARGDTLLAPEPEPTSSLSGSEPSTIPGYASEQCPSWEAYVKACSCAGVEPTTVTAEAPSAATETVSYTADPITVSVPTTLSVTDTVYVSLTETTTATDVETVLETATTQVTQTVSAHTTVTVTQTTTTVLPAATCLPPSQVKAFRGLATDYGGQTLAMYANMLNALSGGMNWQLPSTSTSTSVQYKYFFKLDDQGRVVLAKGIPPYSYTYALYVAINSNGGLWPQVNTKDAIQNSINAGASVAFVKGCVNSVTGELTLDAAGRKNILWCGQQMWMSTGNGEEINRGTCTVMHPKVTEIEASWG, from the exons ATGAAGCAGGGCCCCATCTTGCTGTCAGGTCTCACCTGGCTCCAAGTCGCAGCAGCGGCATGCTGTCGCAGCAACAAGTGTCTCAAGG CCGTCGTCTCTTCGGGTCTTGATGGACTCCAAGATTGCTCTACCAACCTGGCTGTGACCGTCACGCCAGCCCAGAGCACCGTTACCGAGACCGTCACTCAGTTGCCCACTGAGCACAACACCTTTGTCCACACGGCCTTCTTCACCGAGACTGTCACCACGACCGCCGAGACTGAAACTGAACTTTTTACCCTTCAGACCACAGTCACAGATGCCACTTACACTcagctcatcaccaacactgAGACTGTGGTTGTTACCGAGACAGCCCAACAGACCGTCACGGCAACGAACACCGGTGCTGCCTATCCAGTCAAGGCACGAGGCGACACCCTCCTGGCCCCCGAGCCCGAGCCTACTTCTTCATTGTCGGGTTCTGagccatccaccatcccagGGTACGCCTCGGAACAATGCCCATCTTGGGAGGCCTACGTGAAGGCTTGCAGCTGTGCTGGTGTAGAACCCACAACCGTCACGGCTGAAGCTCCATCCGCGGCCACGGAGACAGTGTCATACACAGCGGACCCCATCACCGTCTCTGTGCCAACCACACTGTCTGTCACCGACACCGTCTACGTCTCTTTGACCGAAACCACTACCGCCACCGATGTCGAGACAGTCCTTGAAACGGCCACAACCCAAGTCACTCAGACAGTTTCTGCCCACACCACCGTTACAGTCACGCAGACCACAACCACAGTGCTCCCCGCTGCAACATGCTTACCGCCTTCCCAGGTAAAGGCATTTAGAGGGTTGGCCACTGACTACGGTGGACAGACCCTCGCTATGTATGCTAACATGCTCAACGCCTTGTCGGGCGGGATGAATTGGCAACTCCCTTCCACATCCACGTCAACGTCGGTACAATACAAATACTTTTTCAAGCTCGACGACCAAGGACGCGTGGTTCTGGCCAAGGGAATTCCGCCCTACTCCTACACGTATGCTCTCTATGTAGCAATAAACTCGAATGGGGGTCTTTGGCCACAAGTCAACACAAAGGATGCCATCCAGAACTCGATCAACGCTGGGGCTTCGGTCGCATTCGTCAAGGGGTGCGTCAACTCTGTGACTGGAGAACTAACTTTGGACGCTGCGGGACGCAAGAATATTCTCTGGTGCGGACAGCAGATGTGGATGTCTACTGggaatggggaggagatcaacCGCGGCACATGTACCGTCATGCATCCCAAGGTCACGGAAATCGAGGCTTCCTGGGGATAA
- a CDS encoding hypothetical protein (EggNog:ENOG503P4JA) codes for MIRPNKAKASPDLSIHLHAPTPDRTVFFPGEKITGQIRRQEHIVRPEVWLILFLHGRSVARIEKTTGSGESQTTHHYNTEYTLFPRQQVTCINGSPVHIPPNSPEGQAWNFQVQIPPHCLNPKLANATKEDGWWARNKQDPEMAFVPLQTPQIPLPCSVMSHQGHGSSKQATWVEYWLEAFLYDKAPFHNSNVKHVAKSRLPVAVYSMPLAGVQTVKMLRFWSANQVIRSQRLLAGREGDKLSVKEKMLKMVRSSRVPRLGFRVLVDLPAGIQLGELLGGLRVGVWKLHELTAGLGDDSEEEDERHPEEKNKGKVTKTEEAEGERLPGYEQGESSTIRAAQPSHEQPHAASENDIKIRLVSLKIKIKATTSVSVKGSVLDKHDMTKETDIARLELSTPSLGLPGGDGKGIEIPFISEETRYEQRLPQTEDAPPPAYSDSGKMMDLGASLGIRFSMKWLEICGKRYSIEQYRGGTWSWGDQGDLVPDFTTFNIQRGYTLVVKLGLEVVKERVEVRFARKVEVLGATGYSS; via the coding sequence ATGATCCGTCCAAACAAAGCAAAAGCCTCGCCAGACCTCTCCATCCACCTTCATGCGCCCACCCCGGACAGAACcgtcttcttccccggcgAAAAAATCACGGGCCAGATCCGAAGACAAGAGCACATTGTCCGCCCAGAAGTATggctcatcctcttcctccacggCCGGTCCGTCGCACGCATCGAGAAGACCACCGGTTCGGGCGAAAGCCAAACAACGCACCACTACAACACGGAATACACCCTCTTCCCTCGCCAGCAAGTAACATGCATCAACGGAAGCCCGGTGCATATTCCCCCAAACAGCCCTGAAGGGCAAGCGTGGAATTTCCAGGTGCAGATCCCTCCCCATTGCCTCAACCCGAAGTTGGCAAACGCGACAAAGGAGGACGGCTGGTGGGCGCGCAACAAGCAGGATCCAGAAATGGCGTTTGTCCCACTTCAGACTCCGCAAATTCCCCTGCCCTGCTCGGTAATGTCACACCAAGGGCATGGATCGAGCAAGCAGGCGACGTGGGTGGAGTATTGGCTTGAGGCGTTTTTATATGACAAGGCGCCGTTTCACAATAGTAATGTTAAGCATGTGGCCAAGTCTAGGTTGCCGGTGGCGGTGTACTCGATGCCGTTGGCGGGTGTGCAGACGGTGAAGATGCTCAGGTTTTGGTCGGCGAACCAAGTGATACGGTCGCAGCGGTTGCTGGCTGGACGAGAGGGGGATAAGCTGAGTGTTAAGGAGAAGATGCTCAAAATGGTGAGGAGTTCGAGAGTGCCGAGGTTGGGGTTCAGGGTTTTGGTTGATTTACCTGCGGGGATACAGTTGGGGGAGCTgcttggggggttgagggtcGGGGTGTGGAAGTTGCATGAGCTTACTGCTGGGCTGGGGGATGacagtgaggaggaggatgagagacACCCCGAGGAGAAAAACAAGGGGAAGGTGACGAAGACGGAAGAAGCGGAAGGAGAGAGACTTCCGGGTTATGAGCAAGGTGAGAGCTCTACTATCCGAGCAGCACAGCCTTCCCATGAGCAACCGCACGCCGCCTCAGAAAACGACATCAAAATCCGTCTCGTCAGCCTCAAaatcaagatcaaggccacCACGTCTGTTTCGGTGAAGGGGAGCGTGCTCGATAAACATGACATGACGAAGGAAACCGACATTGCCAGACTTGAACTTAGTACGCCCTCTCTGGGCTTGccgggtggtgatgggaaagGGATTGAAATCCCCTTTATCAGCGAAGAGACCCGGTACGAGCAACGGCTGCCTCAAACTGAAGACGCACCGCCACCGGCGTATTCCGACAGTGGGAAAATGATGGATTTGGGCGCTTCGCTGGGGATAAGGTTCAGTATGAAGTGGCTTGAGATTTGCGGGAAGAGGTATTCAATTGAGCAGTATCGAGGCGGGACATGGAGTTGGGGGGACCAGGGGGATCTGGTTCCGGATTTTACGACGTTTAATATCCAGAGGGGGTATACACTTGTGGTCAAGTTGGgactggaggtggtgaaggagcgGGTGGAGGTTAGGTTTGCGAGGAAGGTTGAGGTTTTGGGCGCGACGGGGTACTCGTCTTGA
- a CDS encoding hypothetical protein (COG:O; MEROPS:MER0080922; EggNog:ENOG503PD1H) has protein sequence MPSSKLLSLLALLPAAALATDNASVQPSGLVRHSLTAQEGGSLFSRHSKRQLVTESSAKRAGTFYTINVKFGTPGQNVPVQIDTTQSELFANPRCAASSNPSFCQSQPRFTMSSSLIDLGVQGSMSLRNGGYVNWQYVSDYIGIGSSRITQQIFGVAYDSSGPTNAILGLGPSLQGWTSGYPLVLDSLKTQGHINSRAWTLDLKGFTSQSGSVIFGGIDTNKFIGELVKLPIVPSGQSPDGYTRYWIRLDGLSVRQADGSIVDAWAKPEGAVGQPFVIDSGASLTALPTSIYSQFVAAFPSATANADGTLVVDCPAEGEGGSVNFNFDGKVISVPFGDFVSRVPDTDTCLLGVYEDSFPVLGTNFLRAAYVVFDQDNRNIHLAQSADCGAEALVAIGRGVDAVPSVTGACPAPVTSTTTTESATTTEEVTSTTTEESATTTEEATTTTEEATATTEESTTITESATITESATESATETATEAEESECETEYESATETATESATETVTESATETVTESATETATETATESVTETSIAEPSITVTQTSAAETSVVETSSFPITTTAAPLLTITYTETSTSTITSCPPSVPKCPVGSITVVTQVITATTSVCPQTSATYTFPAANPSEAPVVVTLTPVKPLPTPVTVPGCSCTASPFPTGLAPGQPTTLATVPHIVATGVPQVPGAGVPNVPGTDVPQVPGTDAPHVPGSGAPHIPGSGAPHVPGSGAPHLPGTGLPHVPGTGLAPAPTQPAHGGHNGTNPVPTFVPPQAQPSEPVTAGSAKLSSVMNWGAAAVVGGVIAAML, from the exons ATGCCTTCCTCCAAACTCTTGTcgctcctcgccctccttccGGCTGCGGCTCTTGCAACCGACAATGCCTCGGTTCAGCCATCTGGGCTAGTCCGTCACTCTCTGACTGCTCAAGAGGGTGGTTCGCTTTTCAGCAGACACTCGAAGAGACAACTGGTCACTGAATCCTCGGCAAAGCGGGCCGGTACATTCTACACCATCAACGTCAAGTTCGGGACGCCTGGCCAAAATGTCCCTGTACAAATCGATACCACGCAATCCGAACTCTTCGCGAACCCTAGATGTGCCGCGTCATCGAACCCATCCTTCTGCCAGAGCCAGCCGAGGTTCACCATGTCGAGCTCCCTCATCGATCTTGGGGTGCAAGGTTCGATGTCTCTGCGCAATGGTGGCTATGTCAACTGGCAATACGTGTCCGATTACATCGGTATCGGAT CCTCTAGGATCACCCAACAGATCTTTGGGGTTGCCTACGACAGTTCCGGACCGACGAACGCCATTCTTGGTCTCGGCCCATCCCTTCAAGGCTGGACCAGTGGGTATCCCCTAGTTCTCGACAGTCTCAAGACACAGGGACACATCAACAGCCGGGCCTGGACTTTGGATTTGAAGGGATTTACAAGCCAGAGCGGTTCGGTGATTTTTGGTGGCATCGACACCAACAAGTTCATTGGGGAGCTGGTTAAACTCCCCATTGTCCCTTCCGGGCAATCTCCTGATGGGTATACCAGATACTGGATCCGCCTCGATGGTCTCTCGGTCAGACAGGCCGACGGTTCAATTGTGGATGCCTGGGCTAAGCCGGAGGGTGCAGTGGGTCAGCCATTCGTGATCGACAGCGGCGCGAGTCTCACTGCCCTTCCCACGTCCATCTACAGCCAGTTTGTTGCGGCGTTCCCTTCGGCCACGGCTAATGCTGACGGGACTCTGGTTGTTGATTGCCCtgctgagggtgagggtggatCTGTCAACTTCAACTTCGATGGCAAGGTCATCAGCGTTCCTTTCGGCGACTTTGTGTCTCGTGTGCCCGACACAGACACCTGTCTTTTGGGAGTTTATGAGGACAGCTTCCCTGTCCTTGGTACCAACTTCCTCAGGGCTGCCTACGTCGTGTTCGACCAAGACAACCGCAACATCCATCTCGCTCAGTCCGCAGATTGCGGTGCTGAGGCTCTTGTGGCTATTGGTAGGGGTGTCGATGCTGTCCCATCGGTTACCGGCGCCTGCCCAGCTCCAGTGACCTCGACCACTACTACCGAGTCCGCTACGACCACAGAGGAGGTGACCTCCACCACTACCGAAGAATCTGCCACCACGACTGAG GAGGCTACTACCACGACTGAGGAGGCTACTGCTACCACTGAGGAGTCTACCACCATCACAGAGTCCGCCACCATCACTGAATCTGCCACCGAGTCTGCCACCGAGACTGCTACCGAGGCCGAAGAGAGCGAGTGCGAGACAGAGTATGAGTCGGCTACTGAGACTGCTACCGAGTCGGCCACCGAGACTGTTACTGAGTCTGCCACCGAGACTGTTACTGAGTCTGCCACCGAGACCGCTACCGAGACCGCTACCGAATCCGTTACCGAGACCTCAATTGCTGAGCCTTCCATCACTGTGACCCAGACCTCTGCCGCCGAGACCTCGGTCGTGGAGACCAGTTCattccccatcaccaccactgctgctcCCCTCCTGACCATCACGTACACCGAGACTTCGACCTCGACCATCACCTCATGCCCTCCTTCAGTTCCCAAGTGTCCTGTCGGCTCCATCACCGTTGTTACCCAGGTCATCACAGCTACCACCTCCGTCTGCCCTCAGACCTCGGCCACCTACACCTTCCCTGCTGCCAACCCATCCGAGGCGCCTGTCGTCGTCACCCTCACCCCGGTCAAGCCGCTGCCCACTCCCGTCACCGTTCCTGGATGCAGCTGCACCGCTTCTCCATTCCCTACCGGACTCGCCCCCGGTCAGCCCACAACTTTGGCTACTGTGCCTCACATCGTCGCCACTGGTGTGCCCCAGGTCCCAGGCGCTGGTGTCCCCAACGTTCCGGGCACTGATGTTCCTCAGGTTCCGGGCACTGATGCTCCCCACGTCCCCGGTTCTGGCGCTCCTCATATTCCTGGCTCCGGTGCTCCCCACGTTCCGGGCTCCGGtgctccccatcttcccggCACTGGCCTTCCCCATGTTCCTGGCACTGGCCTCGCCCCTGCCCCTACCCAGCCAGCCCATGGTGGCCACAATGGTACCAACCCGGTCCCCACCTTTGTTCCTCCTCAGGCTCAGCCCTCTGAGCCCGTGACGGCTGGATCCGCCAAGCTGTCCAGCGTGATGAACTGGGGCGCGGCAGCTGTAGTCGGTGGTGTCATTGCTGCCATGTTGTAA